A genomic stretch from Helianthus annuus cultivar XRQ/B chromosome 1, HanXRQr2.0-SUNRISE, whole genome shotgun sequence includes:
- the LOC110932332 gene encoding uncharacterized protein LOC110932332 has translation MSRRNGDGGNRNPKLDLKLHLSPPRAHLPMSESQNQLVSPTSSCLSSELAFNETGIQYSTSPEATSMMLVGCPRCLMYIMLADGCPKCPKCKSTVLLDVVHDNVKKTDKS, from the coding sequence ATGAGTCGGAGAAACGGCGATGGAGGCAATAGAAATCCAAAACTTGATTTGAAGTTGCATCTTTCACCACCTAGAGCTCATCTACCAATGAGTGAATCACAAAACCAATTGGTGTCTCCTACGAGCTCGTGTTTGTCTTCGGAGCTTGCTTTTAATGAAACGGGCATCCAATACTCAACGAGCCCAGAGGCCACGTCTATGATGTTGGTTGGATGTCCTCGATGCCTTATGTATATTATGCTTGCTGATGGCTGCCCTAAGTGTCCTAAATGCAAAAGTACTGTTTTACTTGACGTTGTTCATGACAACGTCAAGAAAACGGATAAGAGTTAG